From a region of the Zingiber officinale cultivar Zhangliang chromosome 10B, Zo_v1.1, whole genome shotgun sequence genome:
- the LOC122030302 gene encoding probable hexosyltransferase MUCI70 isoform X2: MAFVYVTTPLLFQSKLLCLSLLYLLATLPLALYVSFSKSTCLFRSPTPFPTSRRFSYPPSYSEHKYSLPTAHSDCSSSVPFSDYGEVLDEIRDRCRNSTSSPVLRYLEGKGDSFSGNFSAQKRKSFFRHRHGDQVAIPCGFLQEFPVKESDRLAMEKCDGVVVVSAIMGDHDKVRQPRGLGSHTLASVCFFMFIDHATRKVLVAHDILSDKEGEVNMIGVWRIVTLRGGRLPYDSPAMNGVIPKHLVHRLFPNSKFSVWLDAKVQLTVDPLLLIHSLLVLPDADTAIPKHPFNTHTMEEAVATARWKKWADVESLRVQMETYCENGLQPWSTSKLPYETDVPDSALILRRHGLRSNLFSCLLFNELGAFNYRDQLAFAYVRDLMVPKIKINMFEFEVFEHVTVEYRHNLRPEGSQRSVKMASSRDVKGSSCDDYLLKMSQIKVNARSSTTLRDR; the protein is encoded by the exons ATGGCATTTGTTTATGTGACGACCCCCCTCCTCTTCCAATCCAAACTCCTCTGCCTCTCTCTCCTCTACCTGCTCGCCACCCTCCCCCTCGCTCTCTACGTCTCCTTCTCCAAGTCCACCTGCCTCTTCCGATCCCCAACGCCCTTCCCGACCTCCCGTCGCTTCTCCTACCCGCCATCGTACTCCGAGCACAAGTACTCCCTCCCCACCGCCCACTCCGATTGCTCCTCCTCTGTTCCCTTCTCTG ATTACGGCGAGGTTCTGGACGAGATCCGCGATCGCTGCCGGAATTCGACGTCCTCCCCTGTTCTGAGATATCTGGAGGGAAAAGGCGACAGCTTTTCCGGCAACTTCTCTGCCCAGAAGAGGAAGTCTTTCTTCCGTCACAGACATGGCGATCAGGTGGCGATCCCGTGCGGATTCTTGCAGGAATTCCCAGTTAAGGAATCTG ATAGGTTGGCCATGGAGAAATGTGACGGAGTGGTGGTCGTATCCGCAATCATGGGCGACCACGATAAAGTCCGGCAGCCAAGAGGCTTGGGATCTCACACGCTCGCATCGGTTTGCTTCTTCATGTTCATCGATCATGCCACCCGCAAAGTCCTCGTCGCCCACGACATCCTCTCCGACAAGGAAGGGGAAGTGAACATGATCGGAGTGTGGAGGATCGTGACACTCCGCGGTGGCCGATTGCCCTACGACAGCCCGGCGATGAACGGAGTGATCCCCAAGCATCTGGTGCACCGTCTCTTCCCCAATTCCAAATTCAGCGTGTGGCTCGACGCCAAGGTGCAGCTGACGGTGGATCCTCTGCTTCTGATCCACTCCCTCCTCGTATTACCAGATGCGGACACAGCGATCCCGAAGCACCCGTTTAACACACACACCATGGAGGAGGCCGTCGCGACTGCGAGGTGGAAGAAATGGGCGGACGTCGAGTCGCTGAGGGTGCAAATGGAGACATACTGCGAGAATGGGCTGCAGCCATGGTCGACCAGCAAGCTTCCTTACGAAACAG ATGTTCCGGATTCTGCACTGATACTAAGGAGGCATGGATTGAGGAGCAACCTCTTCTCCTGCCTCCTCTTCAACGAGCTAGGAGCATTCAACTACCGAGACCAACTCGCCTTCGCCTACGTTCGGGATCTCATGGTGCCCAAGATCAAGATCAACATGTTCGAATTCGAGGTCTTCGAGCACGTGACCGTGGAATACAGGCACAACCTCAGGCCCGAAGGCAGCCAACGGTCCGTCAAGATGGCTTCCTCGCGAGACGTCAAGGGCAGCAGCTGCGATGACTACCTCTTAAAGAT GTCGCAGATTAAAGTCAATGCCCGCAGCAGTACGACATTGAGGGACAGATAA
- the LOC122030302 gene encoding uncharacterized protein LOC122030302 isoform X1: MAFVYVTTPLLFQSKLLCLSLLYLLATLPLALYVSFSKSTCLFRSPTPFPTSRRFSYPPSYSEHKYSLPTAHSDCSSSVPFSDYGEVLDEIRDRCRNSTSSPVLRYLEGKGDSFSGNFSAQKRKSFFRHRHGDQVAIPCGFLQEFPVKESDRLAMEKCDGVVVVSAIMGDHDKVRQPRGLGSHTLASVCFFMFIDHATRKVLVAHDILSDKEGEVNMIGVWRIVTLRGGRLPYDSPAMNGVIPKHLVHRLFPNSKFSVWLDAKVQLTVDPLLLIHSLLVLPDADTAIPKHPFNTHTMEEAVATARWKKWADVESLRVQMETYCENGLQPWSTSKLPYETGDHSAVIASQSTKKPCTISLSFFRCSGFCTDTKEAWIEEQPLLLPPLQRARSIQLPRPTRLRLRSGSHGAQDQDQHVRIRGLRARDRGIQAQPQARRQPTVRQDGFLARRQGQQLR, translated from the exons ATGGCATTTGTTTATGTGACGACCCCCCTCCTCTTCCAATCCAAACTCCTCTGCCTCTCTCTCCTCTACCTGCTCGCCACCCTCCCCCTCGCTCTCTACGTCTCCTTCTCCAAGTCCACCTGCCTCTTCCGATCCCCAACGCCCTTCCCGACCTCCCGTCGCTTCTCCTACCCGCCATCGTACTCCGAGCACAAGTACTCCCTCCCCACCGCCCACTCCGATTGCTCCTCCTCTGTTCCCTTCTCTG ATTACGGCGAGGTTCTGGACGAGATCCGCGATCGCTGCCGGAATTCGACGTCCTCCCCTGTTCTGAGATATCTGGAGGGAAAAGGCGACAGCTTTTCCGGCAACTTCTCTGCCCAGAAGAGGAAGTCTTTCTTCCGTCACAGACATGGCGATCAGGTGGCGATCCCGTGCGGATTCTTGCAGGAATTCCCAGTTAAGGAATCTG ATAGGTTGGCCATGGAGAAATGTGACGGAGTGGTGGTCGTATCCGCAATCATGGGCGACCACGATAAAGTCCGGCAGCCAAGAGGCTTGGGATCTCACACGCTCGCATCGGTTTGCTTCTTCATGTTCATCGATCATGCCACCCGCAAAGTCCTCGTCGCCCACGACATCCTCTCCGACAAGGAAGGGGAAGTGAACATGATCGGAGTGTGGAGGATCGTGACACTCCGCGGTGGCCGATTGCCCTACGACAGCCCGGCGATGAACGGAGTGATCCCCAAGCATCTGGTGCACCGTCTCTTCCCCAATTCCAAATTCAGCGTGTGGCTCGACGCCAAGGTGCAGCTGACGGTGGATCCTCTGCTTCTGATCCACTCCCTCCTCGTATTACCAGATGCGGACACAGCGATCCCGAAGCACCCGTTTAACACACACACCATGGAGGAGGCCGTCGCGACTGCGAGGTGGAAGAAATGGGCGGACGTCGAGTCGCTGAGGGTGCAAATGGAGACATACTGCGAGAATGGGCTGCAGCCATGGTCGACCAGCAAGCTTCCTTACGAAACAGGTGATCACTCTGCCGTGATTGCTTCTCAATCAACAAAGAAACCGTGCACTATCTCCCTTTCCTTTTTCAGATGTTCCGGATTCTGCACTGATACTAAGGAGGCATGGATTGAGGAGCAACCTCTTCTCCTGCCTCCTCTTCAACGAGCTAGGAGCATTCAACTACCGAGACCAACTCGCCTTCGCCTACGTTCGGGATCTCATGGTGCCCAAGATCAAGATCAACATGTTCGAATTCGAGGTCTTCGAGCACGTGACCGTGGAATACAGGCACAACCTCAGGCCCGAAGGCAGCCAACGGTCCGTCAAGATGGCTTCCTCGCGAGACGTCAAGGGCAGCAGCTGCGATGA
- the LOC122030231 gene encoding 50S ribosomal protein L17-like, producing the protein MTKFRKLGRPAAHRVSMLKTMVSQLVKHERIETTVAKAKEIRRLADNMVELGKEGTLHAARRAAAFVRGDDVLHKLFTELAYRYKDRVGGYTRFLRTRIRMGDAAPMAYIEFVDRENELREANLPKPQPPQRTPLDPWAKSRASQQWASPKDNSKSASKN; encoded by the exons ATGACCAAATTTAGGAAGCTCGGCCGCCCCGCCGCTCACCGCGTCTCCATGCTCAA GACGATGGTTTCGCAACTGGTGAAGCACGAGCGCATCGAGACCACGGTCGCCAAg GCGAAGGAAATCCGACGACTTGCCGATAACATGGTGGAGCTTGGAAAAGAG GGTACACTTCATGCTGCACGCAGAGCTGCAGCCTTTGTTCGTGGTGATGATGTTCTTCATAAGCTGTTCACAGAGCTTGCTTATCGCTACAA GGACCGAGTAGGTGGATATACAAGATTTCTTCGGACACGCATACGAATGGGGGATGCTGCACCAATGGCTTACATTGA GTTTGTTGACAGGGAGAATGAGCTTAGAGAGGCCAACTTACCAAAGCCACAGCCACCTCAGAGGACCCCACTTGATCCATGGGCAAAATCACGTGCTAGCCAACAGTGGGCCTCTCCTAAAGACAATTCAAAGTCTGCATCAAAAAACTAG
- the LOC122030182 gene encoding mitochondrial dicarboxylate/tricarboxylate transporter DTC-like produces the protein MADAKVKAQTGVWSTVKPFVNGGASGMLATCVIQPIDMVKVRIQLGQGSAVQITKNMLANEGFGSFYKGLSAGLLRQATYTTARLGSFRVLTNKAIEANDGKPLPLLQKAGIGLTAGAIGACFGSPADLALIRMQADATLPAAQRRNYKNAFHALYRIIADEGVLSLWKGAGPTVVRAMALNMGMLASYDQSVELFRDSLGFGEISTVVGASAVSGFFASACSLPFDYVKTQIQKMQPDANGKYPYTGSLDCTMKTLKSGGPFKFYTGFPVYCVRIAPHVMMTWIFLNQIQKFEKSVGL, from the exons ATGGCGGACGCGAAGGTGAAGGCGCAGACCGGAGTCTGGAGCACCGTGAAGCCCTTCGTCAATGGAGGCGCCTCCGGGATGCTTGCCACCTGCGTTATCCAACCCATCGATATGGTCAAG GTCAGGATCCAATTGGGTCAGGGATCAGCAGTACAAATCACAAAGAATATGCTTGCGAACGAGGGTTTCGGTTCATTTTATAAG GGTTTATCTGCGGGTTTGCTGAGGCAAGCTACTTATACAACTGCACGACTTGGTTCTTTTAG GGTATTAACCAATAAAGCTATTGAGGCTAATGATGGGAAACCCCTCCCTTTACTTCAGAAAGCTGGTATCGGTCTCACAGCTGGAGCAATTGGAGCATGTTTTGGCAGCCCAGCTGATTTGGCACTCATTCGGATGCAGGCTGATGCAACTTTGCCTGCAGCACAGCGACGAAACTACAAAAATGCTTTTCATGCACTTTATCGTATTATTGCTGATGAAGGGGTTTTGTCCCTGTGGAAAGGTGCTGGACCCACAGTGGTGAGAGCAATGGCATTGAACATGGGTATGCTTGCATCATATGATCAGAGTGTTGAGCTTTTTCGGGACTCACTTGGTTTTGGTGAAATTAGCACTGTAGTCG GGGCAAGTGCTGTTTCAGGCTTCTTTGCGTCCGCTTGCAGTTTGCCATTTGATTATGTCAAGACACAAATACAGAAGATGCAGCCAGATGCAAATGGGAAGTATCCTTACACCGGATCCTTGGATTGCACCATGAAGACTTTGAAGAGTGGAGGCCCATTCAAGTTTTACACTGGGTTCCCTGTCTACTGTGTCAGGATTGCTCCTCATGTCATG ATGACTTGGATATTTTTGAATCAAATCCAGAAGTTTGAAAAGTCCGTGGGATTATAA